GCGTTATCCGCATCAGATCGGCGTCGGAACGGTGCTGATCTCCCCGCTCCAAAAACGCTACGTCGCCGACGTGCTGCGCACCGCCCGCCTCTCCTACGGGCCCTACTCGGCGGCGCTCGAGCGCAAGTTTGCCGAGGCACACGCACGGCGGTTCGCCGTGTTCTGCAACAGCGGCACGAGCGCGCTGCAGGTCGCCGTTGACGCGCTCCGCAATACCTACCGCTGGAAGCCCGGCGACGAGGTGCTCGTCCCGGCGGCTACGTTTATCGCCACGTCGAATGTGGTGCTGATGGCCGGGCTCAAGCCGGTGTTCGTCGACATCGACCCATGCTACTACGAGATCGATCCCGCCCAGATCGAGCGCCACATCACCCGCCGGACCCGAGCAATCATGCCGGTGCACCTTTTCGGCCAGCCGTGCGACATGCGGCCGATTCTCGAGATCGCAAGGCGCCGGCGGCTGCACGTGCTCGAGGATTCCTGCGAGGCGATGTTCGTGAAGTACCGTGGCGCCCCCGTCGGCTCGTGGGGCGAGATCGCATGCTTCTCCACCTATGCCGCGCACCTCCTCACAACCGGCGTGGGCGGACTGGCCTGCACGAACGACAAAGACCTCGCCGTGCTCCTGAAGAGTCTCTGCAACCACGGACGGGACGGCATTTACACGTCGATCGACGACGACAAACGGCTGCGCGGCGCG
This region of bacterium genomic DNA includes:
- a CDS encoding DegT/DnrJ/EryC1/StrS family aminotransferase, with protein sequence MPRLRAEGPRRRYPHQIGVGTVLISPLQKRYVADVLRTARLSYGPYSAALERKFAEAHARRFAVFCNSGTSALQVAVDALRNTYRWKPGDEVLVPAATFIATSNVVLMAGLKPVFVDIDPCYYEIDPAQIERHITRRTRAIMPVHLFGQPCDMRPILEIARRRRLHVLEDSCEAMFVKYRGAPVGSWGEIACFSTYAAHLLTTGVGGLACTNDKDLAVLLKSLCNHGRDGIYTSIDDDKRLRGAAMLRVVERRFSFVRQGYSYRATELEAALGLAQLKTWRETIAERRRNAAYLTNGLRDLEDRVQLPAIRPHTEHAFMMYPIVLRPGAGSKRDLVFFLEDRNVETRDAFPLLSQPFYRRLFGPLAARYPVAQWVTQNGFYVGCHPGLTRRELDFIIEQMHAFFRR